Genomic DNA from Caldicellulosiruptor hydrothermalis 108:
ACCATTGAAATCCTATGAGCAATGATAAATACGGTACAGTCTTTAAAATATTCTTCTAACGCTTTGCTTATCAAATATTCTGTCTCCATATCAACTGCAGATGTTGCGTCATCGAGGATCAATATCTTGGGTTTTTTCAAAAGAGCTCTTGCTATTGCAATTCGTTGTTTTTGACCGCCTGAAAGACCAATTCCTCTTTCTCCAACAAGAGTATCGTATCCATCTGGGAACTGGATAATAAACTCATGTGCCTGAGCAAGTTTTGCGGCGTTTATGATATCTTCCAAAGAAGCGTTTTCCACGCCGTATGCTATGTTGTTTGCAATAGTATCAGAAAATAAAAATGTCTCTTGAGGGATTACAGAAATTGCACCTCTGAGTTTTTTAAGGTCGTAGTCTTTTACATCTATTTCGTCTATTAGTACTCTTCCGCTTGATACGTCATAAAAACGGGGTATAAGATTTACCACAGAAGATTTTCCTGAACCTGTTGGTCCCATTATAGCAACCTTCATTTTAGGTTTTACTTCAAAATTGATATTTTCTAACACAAGATTTCCAGAGTGTTTGAAATACACATTTTCAAACCTTACATACCCTTCTTTGACCTCAAATGGGGTTGGTTTTCCTTTGATTTTGACAGGTGTACTGAGCAATCCAAATACTCTTTCACAAGAAGCGTTTGCTCTTTCCACCATACTTATAATCCATCCCAATGACCTCAAAGGCCAAATTATAGCCCAAAGATATCCTTGAAAAGCCATAAGTGTTCCAACTGTAATTAAATTTTTAATTACCATAAAACCGCCCAGTGCGAAAATAATCAGAACAAGTAAAGATGTCACTGCTTCAATCATAGGAAAGAATTTGCCCCAGATAAGTCCCACTGTGATATTTTGTTCTTTGTATTCGCTGTTGGCAGACGAAAATTTCTCTATTTCAAAGTTCTCTTGTGAGAAAGCCTTTACAACTCTGATACCTGTAATATTTTCCTGAGTTGCTGTGTTGAGTTTAGAATACTTTTCTCGTATCTTGATAAATTCTGGTCTTATGGTTCTGTCAAAAATATAAACCAAAATTAGCAATATAGGCGTTGAGAGAAGTAGAGCAAATGTGAGCTTTACGTTTAAAATGAACATTATGGTAAGAGATATCGAAAAGTTCAAAATATTTTCGGCAAGCAGAGCTAAGGCAGTGGAGAAAAACATTCTAATTCCTTCCAAGTCACCTGTCATGCGTGCCATGATTTCTCCTGTTCGAGTTTTGTCATAAAATTCATAGGTCTGTCTTTGTAAAAAATTGTAAAGTGTTTCTCTGAGTTCATACAGTATATTCTGGGATACGTTTTCAAATAAGTATGAGTGACTATATCTTATAAGACCCCGCACCAAGCTTACACTGAGCATTGTGATGACAAATGGTAAAAGCAAATGATACTTTTTCTTTGAAATTGCTTCATCAATGATCAGTTTAGAGATATATGGATTTACCATTCCAAGGGTTATAGATATGGAAATGAGAGCAAATCCAAGGATTAAAAATTTTTTATATTTTCGAAAATATGGTGATAATCTTTTTAAGTTGTCCACGTAAGAAGCACCCTTCCGAATTTAAATTTTCATTTGCTGGCTACTTTAATACATTATAAACCTGTTTTATGTGAAAATAAATATAAGAATTTTAATATTTAGCTCACTTTTTTAAGCCTGTATTTGTTCTTCATAAAACATTGAGCTTTTTAATAATATTGTTTATAGATATTCAGGCGAGGATGATAAAACCACGATGCTGAACAATCTTAAAAGCTTTGAAAAAGGGCTTTCTTTCAAAGAAGCTGAAGAGAATATGGAAAGATTTGGTATAAACGAGATTGAAATTGAAAAAAGAAAGAAACCTCTTTCAATATTTTTAGACCAGTTCAAAGACATTCTGGTTCTGATTTTGGCTGTGTCTACGGCTTTATCATTTTTGCTCGGCGAGTTTTTAGATGCTATTGTTATCTTTTTCCTTATAATTTTAAACGGAACGCTGGGGTTTATTCAGGAATACAAAGCCGAAAGAGCTTTGGAATCATTAAAAAACTACATTTCCTACAAAGCAAAAGTCATAAGAGACGGAAAATTAGAAGTAATTGAAGCAAAATATGTAACAGTAGGAGACATTGTAGTAATTGAAGAGGGAGACAGAATTCCAGCAGATGGAGTATTAGTCGAAGGATATTCACTGAAGGTTGATGAGTCTATCTTAACAGGTGAGTCTACAGCAATGGACAAGGATGTTCACAGTGAAAATAGGCTTTATATGGGTACGTACGTAGTCAAAGGAAAGGGTTTGATGAAGGTTACTTCAATAGGGCTTAACACCAAAATGGGACAAATAGCAAAGGTACTGGGAGAAACACAGGAGACTAAAACACCTTTGCAAGTCAGATTAAACCAGCTTGGTAAAATACTTGCTGTAATTTGTATTGCTATATGCAGTGTAATAGTAATACTGGGAATAATTAGAGAACAAAATATCTACGACATGTTTATGATAGGAATAAGTTTAGCAGTTGCAGCAATTCCTGAAGGTCTTCCTGCTGTTGTAACAATTACCTTGGCAATAGGGGTTCAGCGTATGGCAAAGAAAAATGCACTTGTAAGAAAGCTTTCATCTGTTGAGACCTTAGGGTGTGTAAATGTTATTTGTTCAGACAAAACAGGGACTTTGACAGAGAACAAGATGACTGTGAAAAGGATAGAGACAGTTGACATGAGCATAGAGGTTGAAGGGACAGGGTATGATTTAAAAGGAAGGATTCTTTTAAACGGCCGAATTGTAAAAAATCAGCTTCTTGATTACATAATGATGTGTGCTGTTAACTGCAACAATGCAGAGTTAGAAAAAATCAGAAATGACTTAAAAACAAGCGGTGACCCAACTGAAATAGCACTTTTGGTTTTGGCAAAAAAATATAAAGAGTATATAAAAAGAGAAGAAAAAGTAGCAGAAATACCTTTCGATTCTAACAAACGGTATATGGGTGTGACAGTAAAATATGGTGATAGCAGTATTTTATTTGTCAAGGGTGCATATGAAAGCTTGATTGGAAGATGCAAGTTTTATATGTGTCAAGATGGGACAATAAAAGAACTTACCTCCTATGAAAAGAGGATAATTGCCAAGAAAAATGAACTGATGTGCAGTGCAGCATTGAGAGTTTTGCTTATGTGCATGAAATTTAATTCTCAAGATGTAGATGATATGATTTTTTTAGGTCTTGTTGGAATGATAGACCCACCTAAAAGAGGTGTCAAGCTGGCAATTAGCAAGGTAAGAAAAGCTGGAGTTAAAACAGTTATGATAACAGGTGACCATAAACTTACAGCGTTTGCAATAGCAAGGGAACTTGGAATTGCAGAAAGCTTTGAAGAGGTGGTCACAGGCGAAGAACTTGAAAAGGATGAGAAGTTTATTGAAAAGAATATTGACAATATTTCGGTATTTGCAAGGGTAGACCCGCTTTGCAAACTAAAAATTGTAAGACTTTTAAAAAGAAAAGAGAACATTGTTGCCATGACAGGCGATGGAGTAAATGACGCACCAGCAGTCAAAGAAGCGGATATTGGTATTGCCATGGGGATAAGTGGAAGTGATGTTACAAAAGAAGCTGCTTCAATGGTATTACTTGATGATAATTATGTCACGATTGTTCATGCGATTGAAGAGGGAAGAATTATCTATGACAATATAAAAAAGTTTGTTAAATATCTTCTTGCTTGTAATATTGGCGAGGTATTGATAATGTTTTTTACCTCAATATTAAATTTGCCAATTGCACTCTTGCCCATGCAAATTCTATGGGTAAATCTTGTGACAGATGGTCTTCCTGCAGCAGCTCTTTCTCTTTCCAAAGGTGATGAAGACGTAATGAAAAGAAAGCCAAGACCCAAAAAAGAAAGCCTTTTTGCAGGTGGACTGATGCAAGAAATAGTATTAAGAGGGCTTTCAATCGGCATATTTGCAACCTTGTCGTTTTACTTACCTCTTTTTAAAGGCTATGACATCAAAACAGCAAGAACAGTTGCATTTGCCACACTTGTAATATCTCAGCTCATTTTTGCTTTTGAGTGTTCAACAAATAAAAGAAATATACTCTCAATGTTGTTTGGGAACATATACCTTTTGATTGCTGTAATTACATCATTTGTATTATTTTTACTGGTAATATATATACCACAGCTGGGTATAGTATTTGAGGTAAGTTCCTTGAAAAGTCTTGAATGGGGCATCATCATAATCTGTTCATTATTTCCATCTTTGCTTCATAATATATTTGCAAAAAATATCTAAAGTGATAAAATGAAATGAGAAGGTAATTTGATAAAGAAATAACATTTGAAATTTGAAATCATTAATAGAAAGGGGAATGGCAAACAAATGAAAATTGTGATAATCGGTGGAGTTGCAGCTGGAGCATCTGCAGCCACAAAAGCCAGAAGAACAAACGAAAATGCTCAGATTGTACTACTTGAGCAGGGAGAGTATGTATCATTTGCGAACTGCGGTCTTCCGTACTATGTTGGTGGAACAATCCCAAAAAGAGATAGCTTGCTTGTTGTAAGAGAAGAGCTGTTTAGGAAAAGATATAACATTGATGTTCGCACGTTATCCCAAGTTATAAAAATTAACAGAAGTAAGAAATCTGTGACCGTTTTAGACAAAAGAAATAATACAACATATGAAGAAAGCTATGACAAGCTTATCATTGCCACAGGTGCAAGGCCTTTTGTTTTGCCTTTTTTGAAAGATTGCAAAAACTCTTATACATGTTTTACACTCTACGATGTTGATAAAATAAAAGAGGCTTTCTCTGCAGCTCCAGTAA
This window encodes:
- a CDS encoding ABC transporter ATP-binding protein, whose product is MDNLKRLSPYFRKYKKFLILGFALISISITLGMVNPYISKLIIDEAISKKKYHLLLPFVITMLSVSLVRGLIRYSHSYLFENVSQNILYELRETLYNFLQRQTYEFYDKTRTGEIMARMTGDLEGIRMFFSTALALLAENILNFSISLTIMFILNVKLTFALLLSTPILLILVYIFDRTIRPEFIKIREKYSKLNTATQENITGIRVVKAFSQENFEIEKFSSANSEYKEQNITVGLIWGKFFPMIEAVTSLLVLIIFALGGFMVIKNLITVGTLMAFQGYLWAIIWPLRSLGWIISMVERANASCERVFGLLSTPVKIKGKPTPFEVKEGYVRFENVYFKHSGNLVLENINFEVKPKMKVAIMGPTGSGKSSVVNLIPRFYDVSSGRVLIDEIDVKDYDLKKLRGAISVIPQETFLFSDTIANNIAYGVENASLEDIINAAKLAQAHEFIIQFPDGYDTLVGERGIGLSGGQKQRIAIARALLKKPKILILDDATSAVDMETEYLISKALEEYFKDCTVFIIAHRISMVKDCDLILYLENGKIVEQGTHSELLAKKGRYYNIFVQQYKDILSTQKEGGRF
- a CDS encoding calcium-translocating P-type ATPase, PMCA-type — protein: MLNNLKSFEKGLSFKEAEENMERFGINEIEIEKRKKPLSIFLDQFKDILVLILAVSTALSFLLGEFLDAIVIFFLIILNGTLGFIQEYKAERALESLKNYISYKAKVIRDGKLEVIEAKYVTVGDIVVIEEGDRIPADGVLVEGYSLKVDESILTGESTAMDKDVHSENRLYMGTYVVKGKGLMKVTSIGLNTKMGQIAKVLGETQETKTPLQVRLNQLGKILAVICIAICSVIVILGIIREQNIYDMFMIGISLAVAAIPEGLPAVVTITLAIGVQRMAKKNALVRKLSSVETLGCVNVICSDKTGTLTENKMTVKRIETVDMSIEVEGTGYDLKGRILLNGRIVKNQLLDYIMMCAVNCNNAELEKIRNDLKTSGDPTEIALLVLAKKYKEYIKREEKVAEIPFDSNKRYMGVTVKYGDSSILFVKGAYESLIGRCKFYMCQDGTIKELTSYEKRIIAKKNELMCSAALRVLLMCMKFNSQDVDDMIFLGLVGMIDPPKRGVKLAISKVRKAGVKTVMITGDHKLTAFAIARELGIAESFEEVVTGEELEKDEKFIEKNIDNISVFARVDPLCKLKIVRLLKRKENIVAMTGDGVNDAPAVKEADIGIAMGISGSDVTKEAASMVLLDDNYVTIVHAIEEGRIIYDNIKKFVKYLLACNIGEVLIMFFTSILNLPIALLPMQILWVNLVTDGLPAAALSLSKGDEDVMKRKPRPKKESLFAGGLMQEIVLRGLSIGIFATLSFYLPLFKGYDIKTARTVAFATLVISQLIFAFECSTNKRNILSMLFGNIYLLIAVITSFVLFLLVIYIPQLGIVFEVSSLKSLEWGIIIICSLFPSLLHNIFAKNI